A single window of Stigmatopora nigra isolate UIUO_SnigA chromosome 22, RoL_Snig_1.1, whole genome shotgun sequence DNA harbors:
- the LOC144215874 gene encoding E3 SUMO-protein ligase PIAS1-like, producing the protein MRTQCHKMAESTELKQMVMSLRVSELQVLLGFAGRNKHGRKHELLTKALHLVKAGCSPAMQMKIKELYRRRFPTKMVSPVDMALPGVHPASGLPAGLFDSHGSPSPLLPVSLLGPKHELSLPHLPSTLHPVHPDVKLQRLPFYDVLDELIKPTSLTPDNSQRFQEACYAFALTPLQVQQISSSMDISGTKCDFAVQVQLRFCLSETSCPQDDHFPPNLCVKVNGKPCNLPGYLPPTKNGVEPKRPSRPINITSLVRLSTTVPNTIVASWTSEIGRSFSMAVYLVMQQSSAVLLQRLRARGIRNPDHSRALIKEKLTADPESEIATTSLRVSLLCPLGKMRLTIACRALTCSHLQCFDATLYIQMNEKKPTWVCPVCDKKAPYEHLIIDGLFMEILNSCSDCDEIQFKEDGSWAPMKSKKEAHEVSAQYYGVDSNVPKIESQEQKHSSSNENPKKVDVIDLTLDSSSEDEVDDQPPPKRPCPSLSPISPPPTKGVLNLHNQTSPVTRAPSMPPLETSYIPPPPPLIQDYRHFYHSASELPDLNFFSFLQGDNQHYNMVMAAAAAASASEDPDLLLNRYLPYGSSPMLREPPGTPGSSTLIATNGGSNSGSTSSLVSSGSLRDKDRERDRDSHAISGLSRSSVEAAAAAIYGSISDVISLD; encoded by the exons ATGCGTACACAATGTCACAAGATGGCGGAGAGTACGGAACTAAAG CAAATGGTAATGAGCCTTCGAGTTTCCGAGCTGCAAGTTTTGTTGGGCTTCGCCGGGCGGAATAAGCATGGGCGCAAACATGAACTATTGACCAAAGCGCTTCACCTAGTAAAGGCTGGTTGCAGCCCTGCCATGCAGATGAAAATTAAAGAGCTCTACAGACGGAGATTCCCGACCAAAATGGTTTCGCCGGTGGACATGGCACTGCCCGGCGTCCACCCCGCCTCCGGCCTTCCCGCGGGCCTCTTCGACAGCCACGGTTCCCCCTCGCCGCTGTTGCCTGTTTCACTCCTCGGGCCCAAGCATGAGCTCAGTCTGCCTCACCTGCCCTCAACTTTGCACCCCGTTCACCCCGACGTCAAACTGCAAAGATTGCCCTTTTACGACGTGCTGGACGAGCTCATTAAGCCCACCAGTTTGA ccCCCGACAACAGTCAGCGGTTCCAGGAAGCTTGTTATGCCTTTGCTTTAACGCCGCTACAAGTTCAACAGATCAGCAGTTCAAT GGACATATCGGGGACCAAATGTGACTTTGCTGTTCAAGTCCAATTAAG gTTTTGTTTATCAGAGACAAGCTGTCCACAGGACGATCATTTCCCACCAAATCTCTGTGTGAAGGTGAATGGAAAGCCCTGCAATCTCCCT gGATACCTTCCTCCGACCAAAAATGGAGTTGAACCAAAAAGACCCAGTCGCCCAATAAACATAACTTCCCTCGTGCGACTGTCCACGACAGTCCCCAACACAATAGTTGCATCGTGGACCTCAGAAATTGGGAGG AGTTTTTCTATGGCTGTTTATTTGGTAATGCAGCAGTCGTCCGCTGTGTTATTACAAAGACTACGAGCCAGAGGTATCAGGAACCCGGACCACTCCAGAGCTCTTA TTAAAGAAAAATTGACAGCCGATCCAGAAAGTGAGATTGCCACCACCAGTCTTCGAGTGTCTCTTCTGTGTCCT ctgggaAAAATGAGGCTAACAATTGCGTGCCGAGCTTTGACATGCTCTCACCTCCAGTGCTTTGATGCTACACTTTATatccaaatgaatgaaaaaaagcctacaTGGGTGTGTCCGGTGTGTGACAAGAAGGCACCGTACGAGCACCTTATTATTGATGG GTTATTTATGGAAATCCTGAACAGCTGTTCTGACTGTGATGAAATCCAGTTCAAAGAGGATGGAAGTTGGGCGCCCATGAAGTCAAAAAAAGAAGCGCATGAAGTTTCAGCCCAATACTACGGAGTAGACAGCA ATGTGCCTAAAATTGAAAGCCAAGAACAGAAACACAGCTCGTCCAATGAGAACCCTAAAAAAGTGGATGTGATTGACCTGACACTGGACAGCTCATCGGAAGACGAAGTGGACGACCAGCCGCCTCCTAAACGgccctgtccgtccctgtcgCCTATCTCTCCGCCTCCAACAAAAGG AGTACTGAACCTTCACAACCAGACGTCACCTGTGACGAGAGCTCCCAGCATGCCCCCTCTAGAGACCAGCTACATTCCTCCCCCGCCACCACTTATTCAGGACTATCGCCACTTTTATCACTCCGCCAGTGAACTGCCAG ATTTAAATTTCTTCTCCTTCCTCCAAGGCGACAATCAG catTACAACATGGTGATGGCCGCGGCGGCGGCCGCGTCGGCCTCGGAGGACCCGGACCTGCTCCTCAACCGCTACCTGCCCTACGGCTCTTCCCCCATGTTGCGGGAGCCGCCGGGCACGCCAGGAAGCAGCACGCTGATAGCCACCAACGGAGGCAGCAACAGCGGCAGCACCAGCAGTTTGGTCTCTTCCGGCAGTCTGCGGGACAAAGACCGAGAGCGCGATAGAGACAGCCACGCCATCTCGGGACTGTCGAGGTCCTCCgtagaggcggcggcggcggccatttACGGCTCCATATCCGACGTCATCTCTCTGGATTAG